One genomic region from Dehalococcoidia bacterium encodes:
- a CDS encoding nucleotide exchange factor GrpE, with the protein MPQSSHHRGPRQPGAGESAEGTTPNANGAGENAANLQQQLDDALEKSNTYLASWQRTAADFQNYKRRTEQEREEYALLANRALLINLLPAIDDLDRAIEQAEQQNAGAGWLEGFEAIQRKLHGALEASGVSEIPADGEPFDPNVHEAVSQGPGEHDKVIAEVRRGYRLGSRVLRPAMVVVGNGQPAEQTGADGTDGPQHGNN; encoded by the coding sequence ATGCCACAGTCATCACATCATCGCGGCCCGCGGCAGCCGGGGGCTGGCGAGTCCGCAGAGGGTACAACGCCAAACGCCAACGGCGCGGGAGAGAACGCAGCGAACCTGCAGCAACAGCTCGACGACGCGCTCGAAAAATCAAACACGTACCTGGCAAGCTGGCAGCGTACCGCCGCCGACTTCCAGAACTACAAGCGCCGCACGGAGCAGGAGCGCGAAGAGTACGCCCTGCTCGCCAACCGCGCCCTGCTCATCAACCTGTTGCCCGCGATCGATGACCTCGACCGCGCGATCGAGCAGGCCGAGCAGCAGAACGCCGGCGCCGGCTGGCTCGAAGGCTTCGAGGCGATTCAGCGCAAGCTGCACGGCGCTCTGGAAGCTTCCGGCGTGAGTGAGATTCCCGCCGACGGCGAGCCGTTCGACCCGAACGTGCACGAGGCCGTCAGCCAGGGTCCCGGCGAGCACGACAAAGTCATCGCCGAAGTCCGGCGCGGCTATCGGCTCGGCAGCCGCGTGCTGCGGCCGGCGATGGTCGTGGTCGGCAACGGGCAGCCGGCGGAGCAAACCGGCGCAGACGGTACGGACGGGCCGCAACACGGCAACAACTAA
- the dnaK gene encoding molecular chaperone DnaK, whose protein sequence is MSRVIGIDLGTTNSAVAVMEGGEPTIIPNAEGGRITPSMVAINKSGERLVGQVAKRQAVTNPENTIFSVKRLMGRKYDDAEVQRSIKMVPYKIVRANNGDAHVEMGGRAYSPPEISAMILQKLKADAEAYLGEKVTEAVITVPAYFNDSQRNATKDAGKIAGLEVLRIVNEPTAASLAYGLDKKSDETIGVYDLGGGTFDISILEIGDGTFQVKSTNGDTHLGGDDFDQAVINFLIDEFKKDQGIDLRNDRPALQRLREAAEKAKIELSTTQSTEVNLPFITADQNGPKHLVINITRARLEQLTGDLIEKTLGPCRKALDDASVQASKIDEIVLVGGQTRMPKVQETVKNFFGKEPHKGVNPDEVVAVGAAIQAGVLRGEVKDVLLLDVTPLTLGIETLGGVSTPLIPRNTTIPTSKSQVFSTASDGQNSVEIHVLQGERPMAADNKSLGRFILDGILPAPRGVPQIEVSFDLDANGIVNVSAHDKGTGKQQKITITASSGLSKDEVERLQREAEQHAAEDARKREEIEVR, encoded by the coding sequence ATGAGCAGAGTGATCGGTATCGACCTGGGCACCACCAACAGCGCCGTCGCCGTAATGGAAGGCGGTGAGCCGACGATCATTCCGAACGCCGAGGGCGGCCGGATTACGCCGTCGATGGTGGCGATCAATAAGAGCGGCGAGCGGCTGGTCGGCCAGGTGGCCAAGCGCCAGGCCGTGACCAATCCGGAGAACACGATCTTCTCCGTCAAGCGCCTGATGGGCCGCAAGTACGACGACGCCGAGGTGCAGCGCAGCATCAAGATGGTGCCGTACAAGATCGTGCGCGCGAATAACGGCGATGCGCACGTCGAGATGGGTGGCCGCGCCTACTCGCCGCCCGAGATCTCGGCGATGATCCTGCAGAAGCTGAAGGCCGACGCCGAGGCGTACCTGGGCGAGAAGGTGACGGAAGCCGTCATCACCGTGCCGGCCTACTTCAACGACAGCCAGCGCAACGCGACCAAGGACGCGGGCAAGATCGCCGGCCTCGAGGTGCTGCGCATCGTCAACGAGCCGACGGCGGCCTCGCTCGCCTACGGCCTCGACAAGAAGAGCGACGAGACGATCGGCGTCTACGACCTCGGCGGCGGCACCTTCGACATCTCGATCCTCGAGATCGGCGACGGCACCTTCCAGGTGAAGTCGACGAACGGCGACACACACCTGGGCGGCGACGACTTCGACCAGGCGGTGATCAACTTCCTGATCGACGAGTTCAAGAAGGATCAGGGCATCGACCTGCGCAACGACCGCCCGGCGCTGCAGCGGCTGCGCGAGGCGGCGGAGAAGGCGAAGATCGAGCTTTCGACCACGCAGTCGACGGAGGTCAACCTGCCCTTCATCACCGCCGACCAGAACGGGCCGAAGCACCTGGTGATCAACATCACCCGCGCCAGGCTGGAACAGCTCACCGGCGACCTGATCGAGAAGACGCTCGGCCCTTGCCGCAAGGCGCTCGATGACGCGAGCGTGCAGGCGAGCAAGATCGACGAGATCGTGCTGGTCGGTGGCCAAACCCGCATGCCCAAAGTGCAGGAGACGGTCAAGAACTTCTTCGGCAAGGAACCGCACAAGGGCGTCAATCCGGACGAGGTCGTGGCGGTGGGCGCGGCGATCCAGGCGGGCGTGCTGCGCGGCGAAGTCAAGGACGTGCTGCTGCTCGATGTGACGCCGCTGACGCTGGGCATCGAGACGCTGGGCGGCGTCTCCACGCCGCTGATTCCGCGCAACACCACGATCCCGACCAGCAAGAGCCAGGTCTTCTCGACCGCTTCGGACGGCCAGAACAGCGTGGAGATCCACGTGCTGCAGGGCGAGCGGCCGATGGCGGCGGACAACAAGTCGCTGGGCCGCTTCATCCTTGACGGCATCCTGCCGGCGCCGCGCGGCGTGCCCCAGATCGAGGTCAGCTTCGACCTCGACGCCAACGGCATCGTCAACGTCTCGGCCCACGACAAGGGCACAGGCAAGCAGCAGAAGATCACCATCACCGCGTCTTCGGGCCTTTCCAAGGACGAGGTCGAGCGGCTGCAGCGCGAGGCCGAGCAGCACGCGGCCGAGGACGCACGCAAGCGCGAGGAGATCGAGGTCCG